A region from the Corylus avellana chromosome ca7, CavTom2PMs-1.0 genome encodes:
- the LOC132187750 gene encoding 25.3 kDa vesicle transport protein SEC22-1: protein MVKLTMIARVTDGLPLAEGLDDGRDSNDAEFYKQQVKALFKNLSRGQNEASRMSIETGPYIFHYIIDGRVCYLTMCDRAYPKKLAFQYLEDLKNEFQRVNGPQIETAARPYAFIKFDTFIQKTKKLYQDTRTQRNISKLNDELYEVHQIMTRNVQEVLGVGEKLDQVSEMSSRLTSESRIYADKARDLNRQALIRKWAPVAIVLGVVFLLFWVKTKIW, encoded by the exons ATGGTGAAGTTGACGATGATTGCTCGCGTTACTGATGGTCTTCCACTGGCAGAGGGGCTTGATGATGGCCGCGATTCAAACGATGCTGAATTCTACAAACAGCAAGTCAAGGCGTTGTTTAAAAACCTCTCAAGGGGCCAGAATGAGGCTTCAAGGATGTCAATTGAAACTGGCCCTTATATTTTTCA TTACATAATTGATGGACGCGTTTGCTACTTGACAATGTGTGACCGTGCTTATCCTAAGAAACTTGCCTTTCAATACCTTGAAGACCTCAAGAATGAATTTCAGCGTGTTAATGGGCCTCAAATTGAAACTGCTGCCAGACCTTATGCCTTCATTAAATTTG ACACATTCATACAGAAAACGAAGAAATTGTATCAGGACACTCGTACTCAGCGGAATATTTCAAAGTTGAATGATGAACTCTATGAAGTCCACCAAATAATGACTCGCAATGTTCAGGAAGTTCTTGGTGTTGGTGAAAAGTTGGATC AGGTCAGTGAAATGTCAAGTCGATTAACATCAGAATCTCGTATATATGCTGATAAGGCAAGAGACTTAAACCGACAG GCATTAATACGAAAGTGGGCCCCTGTTGCCATTGTGTTAGGAGTGGTCTTCCTCCTCTTCTGGGTCAAAACAAAGATCTGGTGA
- the LOC132188469 gene encoding 25.3 kDa vesicle transport protein SEC22-1-like: MVKLTMIARVTDGLPLAEGLDDGHDSNDAEFYKQQVKALFKNLSRGENEASRMSIEIGPYIFYYIIEGRVCYLTMCDRAYPKKLAFQYLEDLKNEFQRVNGSQIETAARPYAFIKFDTFIQKTKKLYQDTRTQRNISKLNNELYEVHQIMTRNVQEVLGVGEKLDQVSEMSSRLTSESRIYADKARDLNRQALIRKWAPVAIVLGVVFLFFWVKTKIW; this comes from the exons ATGGTGAAGTTGACGATGATTGCTCGCGTTACTGATGGTCTTCCACTGGCAGAGGGGCTTGATGATGGCCACGATTCAAACGATGCTGAATTCTACAAACAGCAAGTCAAGGCGTTGTTTAAAAACCTCTCAAGGGGCGAGAATGAGGCTTCAAGGATGTCAATTGAAATTGGCCCTTATATTTTCTA TTACATAATTGAAGGACGCGTTTGCTACTTGACAATGTGTGACCGTGCTTATCCTAAGAAACTTGCCTTTCAATACCTTGAAGACCTCAAGAATGAATTTCAGCGCGTTAATGGGTCTCAAATTGAAACTGCTGCCAGACCTTATGCCTTCATTAAATTTG ACACATTCATACAGAAAACGAAGAAACTATATCAGGACACTCGTACTCAGCGGAATATTTCAAAGTTGAATAATGAACTCTATGAAGTCCACCAAATAATGACTCGCAATGTTCAGGAAGTTCTTGGTGTTGGTGAAAAGTTGGATC AGGTCAGTGAAATGTCAAGTCGATTAACATCAGAATCTCGTATATATGCTGATAAGGCAAGAGACTTAAATCGACAG GCGTTAATACGGAAGTGGGCCCCTGTTGCCATTGTGTTAGGAGTggttttcctcttcttctggGTCAAAACAAAGATCTGGTGA